The DNA segment tatattttgttttcttataaagAAGACATGTCTACTCCtcattttatttggttttatttagttttaataactaaattaagttttttaataTCACATCAAATAGATTTAcatttagaatatttatttttatataattcaattttaccatagcataatataaaaaaaaacataaaaatataagatatagaAGATTTAAAGATGTTAAAGCCGAAGATACAAAACATTCCGCAGCGTAGCGCAGATATCTATCTAGTCAGTTATAATGACATGATTGATAATTTTGTAAAGTATTTTAGGAAACAATAACATTctctcaacttttatataaaacatagtGAATTACATTCTTCACGTAGCGTATAATTTTTTTGGGTCtaataattataaacaaaaagcataataaaacaaattagtCGGTAtttagttctaaaaaaaaattagtcagCTCATCAATTACGTATAacctaatttattattaaaaataattatagtgATCTTGTATTTTACATAAGGGATGTTCGTAATCTTGTATTAGATCATTATTCAACGCAAAAGTTGAAATTTGATTCAATCATGCATTAATTACCAAATATTTTGAAGCTCGAAATTGTCATGGAAGGATTACGTGATTGGGTATCCACATAAATATACAAacattaaagagattaagaaaataataaagtttcTTATTAGAATGTAGTCAAAATCGTGAAATCAGTTATAATGACATGATTGATAATTTTGTAAAGTATTTTAGGAAACAATAACATTCTCTCAACTTTTATAGAAAACACAGTGAATTACATTCTTCATGGAGCGTATAATTTTTTGGGTCtaataattataaacaaaaagcataataaaacaaattagtCGGTATttagttctaaaaaaaattagtcaGCTCATCAATTACGTATAacctaatttattattaaaaatgattatagtGATCTTGTATTTTACATAAGGGATGTTcgtcaaatttttaatataatttccgAAACATATATAAGAAATGAGAACTACTTTACAAACATTATCATGACTACATATGCTACGTGGAATAATAGGATTCTTAAGATGAAGATAAAGATAAagagaacatatatatgtgGAATACTTTACAACCTAAGCtcaataaaatacataaaacgaTATATTTGCAACGGATCTCTATGTTCTCAATGTTCTTGGAacaaacatgaaccaatacaTGACAATACAGTTTATATAGGTGGTCCGTAAATTTTTTAGGATCgagttaataaaaaatatttagcttAAAGCTCAATCAGATATCAATGGTCTTTCTCAGTCAAACAAACTAAGCTCAATAAGGCTTTATGTTCTTCAGTAAGATCTCTATATTCTTCCTCAGTGGAACAAACTAAGCTTAATAAAGTTAGTACGCGGatacaatattattaattatttatctatatttacgaaaatgtattcaaaatatgattaattatttttatatttacaatattatCAAATATACTCTTTAAATAATAGAGGTTTCTAATTTATCTCAAATTTCATATagttttcgaatttcaaaaaaaaaattataaaaaacttcgaatttgaaaaagtataattcgaaaacataattttttttttaaatatatatttattttttgtatttatttatttttattttatttaaataatggttaaatatatatataaataacaagggcataagagtcttttgccacttaatgaataatgtatttttgaaaatgtttccttagtgatggtaaaaatgaaaagtggtaccatgaaagtggtaaacatgtaattttcccTTGAATGTAATGAATAATTAAtctttattcatatttttttttaactttgattAATATTAAGTACACTTTTACAATTAATGTAtgattattgtatatttattatatgcATAGATACTTAGCTTACTCTTATTTAATTCTTTTGAATGTATATGTAATAGTATTATATTTAGATTCCATTATTAATcatcacaaatatttttttaattgaaatacCAATAAAATTTCCATGTTAAATATAAGAGAagggaaataaatatatataattttaaataatgttaagtaatattttattttattgaaataagaatatataaatctaaaatattagaTCTGTCTTCTActtcttattaaaatataaaataataatgtcaagattatgttattttattagTTCATGTTAGCGTATTAATAGTAAATATTATTAGAAGCTTATTTTCGGGAGCATATTTTGacttaatatgtttttatatattttattgatatttttcttCAGATATCTTTCTTTGATTGAATCATGTGAGATcatctttaattttatatattatgtttcttgctaaaattttataaaatttaactcCCAAATATTTATCGGTGAATTGGATTAAAGATATAAGATCATTTACTTTGCTTTATTGTTTATGAATTTTTTCAACTCGTAGATTACAATAATCTTTATGTTTGCTTCATTATAGCTAGCTATTTGATTAGTTTCTATGAagatttgaattataattatataaaaacatttgtATCAAAACATAGTAAAGTAgtgttatttaaattataatttatagttgatacaaatagaaaataaacaaaaaaaaattaaattcttaATTCATGTTTACcttattattagtttttgttggtataatttttttatattagctAACTGTTTTATTTTGATGTGTCCGCTATttgtaggggtgggcactttacccgatatccgaagtggcacccgaacccgatccgaaaaaaacaaaccgaaatccgaaccgaagtagcaaaatacctaaacgggtattgaataagaagagattggatacccaaacccgaacggataatatccgaacccgaatggatatccgaagataaccgaacatatgtataattaaccttatgtttctagtttatatctctcattttatataaaatatttatattgatactacacataatttaagttcatatgatatacatacaattccggaaaaaatgatttgctactcacttaaaatgcatgtcaagttttttatttcaaaaattaacaaaaagttatatccaaaattaaaaaaaaaaaaactaaattagtgtctttttagttttaaaatgttatgtccaaatctattaaccattcaatctattaaaaataaaaaattagttaactaaaagttatatttttaaatacaataaacttgagaaatgaaaattttaatattttttttcaaaatctaaatatccgaacccgatccgaaataaccgaatccgaactaaaaatacccgaacccgacccgaagtacagaaatacccgaacgggttctagacctctataccgaaatacccgaaaatccgaaatacccgacccgaacccgaacgggtacccgaacgcccacccctagctATTTGTATGTCTTGGCATACTTTCGTAcacaattttaattaatttttttcacattagtttttgaaatagttttcatatatatatatatatatatatacatatcaagttaattcctttttattttatctctTTTTGTTAACTTataattagtttattttaatataatttctgtttaatttttttaagatttaaaaatgtAACCCTGATATGCTTATTGggagatatattattttattaatttaatataaaatattagttgaaattaaaatttatacatttaaaaattaaaatacataataaatgattttttatctTGTAACAGTTTGATGTAATTTATAAGATGCATTTActtatattcttaattaataataaaataataatatttcatgtTGAGtaaaataaaagcaaaaaaggaaaataaaaaatagtatgatatacttattttaactataacttaaaactaattaataataccAATATACCTACAATCAAAtgaaaagtattaaaatatattattttagtatttggcGTGATGAATTGTGTTAAAGTTTAAACCAAATTTAGTATAATATTACTCataaaacaccaaatttggtgggaATGTCTcactttttaatgttttattgcAGTTAAATTATACTAAATGTGATGTTTTGGTGTTTCCATGAAATTGGCCtttgcaaaagtttttttttactgttatatatttaagactaaatttacattaaaactgataaaatttgtattttaaatacattagaagtgataaaagtttaatttgtactaatataaatattttgatctaCACAAAAGACAAAATAGTGACATCTAAAtatgtttgaaaatttcaaaatagcaAAGCGATTATTATGCAGTGACGAATTAGCGGAAGCGAATTACGAGGTTCTTGTGGTTTAGTTGGATCATGGTTAGGTCAATTAAGTAATGATGTGAATTTGCTGCCTATCAATTACATCAATCGGAGGTTAGCTAATATTTACACTAAAAGGAAATCATGGGATGTAATTCAGTAACTTTCACCATCTAtttatctctatatatatgttaaacaaGCAATGTtctgaaacaatattttttcttcaTCAACCATTGTATTCGTTGTCATTTCAATCCAAATTATGGTTTGATTATCTGATGATGAGAAAAGAATATGCAATGAATGCACTAGGAAGAAAGTGCAAAGATGTTAAACTACATCTTTggaaaacacacaaacaaaatgATCTAAGTGAAACATTGCAAGATCGACTCAAAAATGTTCCTTAAGATCAATGGGAGAAAATTTCGTTCACATAAGATTTCCTAAAAATGGAATATGTGAGGTTTCAAATgcaaatttttaatatgtgaGGTTTCAGAAAATGTAAAAGCGGAatacaaagaacaaaaaaaaagcctaCTATGCCTCACTTATgtggaaaatatattttcaaggAGAATAAGTGAGATTGTAAGTAACATGTAATTATGATATAAAACTAGTTTATTATACtgataatgtatatatttttttcttgtttttgtgaataaaataaagacAGGAAAAAGCACTATGCCAAACAGAGTTTTTCACTGAGACTTGCACGAAACTTAATGGCAGCTTTGTATGAGAGGATGCACAAATACGAGCAGTTAGTCTTGCACCATTCCTTGTTTTTCTTAGTTGATTAGTTTGGCACCTTTTTATGCTTTTTCTAGGAAGCACTTACAACTTTGATGAGTTAAAAAAATCCGCACGCACGACACAACAATGTTACAATTATCTTGGATGATAAACTTGTTCAAGTTTTTGGTCTATAGTGTTCAGGAGGAGAACACCATCAAAATTAGTGAGATGCTCAACTACAACTAGACTAGAGATAGAAAATTCTGAAATGGTAGTTAAGTTGAAGACACAAATTAAAGaactattattaattaataatttcataattattatttagtaaACAATTTTAGTTtcgttgtttttatttaaaattattaaagtatAACAATGTTTTTCTGATATTTTAACATGGGtttgaaattaatataaattagtttaaattcattataattatataataaaatattataattatataagaaaatagtatatttattattttataactgatacatatattaaaatcacTTATGTAAACTGATATAGATGGGAATACATGATCTCTCTTCACTTCTATGTATTCTTCAGACATAACTTTCTTCAGAATTTTGAGAAGTGTTATGCGGCAGCTCTTGTTGATCTTCTTGATCTGAGGTTCGAAACCCTTTTAGTATAAACACTTAGGTAGCTCTGAAAATATATCtacaaaagacaaaagaaatTGATTTAAGTCAAAAGGACCAAACTTAAGAGTGAAACAAAAACTAACAcaagacaaataaaaaatacatcaaTAAACATTCACAAACACAAACACTTTCAATTCAATTaataatgttttgaaaattaTGTTCATGACAACATATACATCCTTAAACACGGTTTCAAACAAATGGACACATAAATGACAAATTTCCTACAAAATTTGAATTAAGATAACTCAAAATCAAACAAATCCAGAAGGGAAAAACACACACTTTCATTTTGATCATAAAACTAATGAAATCAAACTAAAACTACAACAACTCAACACCCTGATTCCTTCATTCAGTTAAAAAGTCACAACCACATATTGAATGAAATCAAACTAAAAAAGTCGAAAACCCGATTACTTCATTCTATTAACGAAATCAGTTAACAAATAGAACAACATAACTATTAATCCTAAGAAAGGAACATACAAAGAGATACTCGATCAAATTGGAAGGAGAAAGTTTTGACTTTACCTTCGGTACTAGAGATGTTGGAAAAAGACCAAGGGGTTCTGCTGGAAGAGAGACTCGATTTCCCGGTGGCTGGTCTTGACGTTGATTTCACCGAGAGAAGCTCCAAAATCGACTTTGTCGAGAGAGGAAGGCGGAGAAACCAATTAGATTTAGTAGGAGAAAAGAGCATACAAATAGAGACTAGATAAAATTGGAAAGGAGAAAGTTTTGAGTTTACCTTCGGTGCTAGCGATGTCGGAGAAAGACGAAGAGGTTCCGTTCTTGATTTCATCGGTGGCTGATCTCGCTGTTGATTTTACCGAGGGAAACTCTGAAATTGCTTTCGTGTTCGTCAAGAGAGAGAGGCGGATAAAACAATTAGAATTAGGGTTAGGTCCTAATTTggatctttttgttttaaattgtttattatatgtatttccgtttttaatatttaaagtagttttaatttaaattatattttatttgattaatcaaTGGCTAATTTTTGGAtccttagaaaaaaatatactgtAAAGACAAATTAAGGTTGGTTTTCTAACAAAAGGACAaagattgtgttttttttgttctattttggTAAACTCCCTATTAGATAAGAGTAAGTCGAATAAGCttttctcttcatttttttttcttcttcctaaTAGTGACTTTTTGTTTTGATCATATTCATCGCCAGGTTTGGAAATGATGTAAATTGGCTGAACTCATTTATAACATCCCAAAACCAgcttgttttaaaaataatttagggGATGGGTCTTTCTACGCCCCAATGAGAAAAACATAGGGTTTCTTACCCCTCTTTCTAATAAATACAAGCATCCACCccaccccacccccccccccccccacccccacccCCTTCTCTCATCAGAAACTTTGAAGCGAAGCTATGCAGGAAAACCCCAGAGACAGGAAGCCCTAGCCGTCGACTTTCTCTCCTCGCGTCGTCTCTTtctctcctctttctctctctttgctgcgcctctctccctctctcctcgccgtgagAAACcgcgagtggtggtggtggctgtGTGGTGTGTTGTTGCCAATCTCGAACTCTCATTCTTCCTTGTTTCAGATCTACTCAAATCTAATCCCAGGTGAGGTGTTTTGAACCCAGATCTGTTCTCATGCCCTTTTATACTGTTGTATGTGGATCTAGGATTGATTAGACCCTGATTGAAAGCTAAGATGGTAGATCATGTTGCATAAGAACACTCATACTGTTAAAGGACCTTAATGGACTAACTTGTGTTGATGTGGATTTCTGATTTGAGTGTGTGACTTGAATGTTTGTGAAAGCTAGGGTGTTTAGAAAGAATTAAATGTAGGTTCCTAGAACACTGCTAACCGGTCCAGTTAGATGAATGCTAAGAACCGTGTGATTGGAAGTTGTATGAATTGAGTGTGACACTGAGAACAGGTGGCATCTAGTATTGAATGGAAGTGTATAAGTaaggttaaaaaaaaaggaaatgaatccggttaaaagaaatataaaggTTAATAAAAATAGGTATAGAACTAGACACCGGTAAAGGTGATGTCTAGGGACGCTGACCGCGGTGGGAAAAAGAAAGCGGGGCTGAGGGCCGTGAAAGGACGGCGACAGCGACGGCGGTTTCAATGGCACCAGTTAAGATCGAGTCAATGCCGAGTAGTGGCAGTAAGTGATCAGCCGAGGTGGAACCTTATCTGGACCTGTATGTTTGCGCATACCAGCGGCCGATTGCAAGGATGCACGTCATGTAAGACCGGAAAGTGATTCCTTGGGTGTGCATCAGAGATCTAGAGTTTATAAGAATCTAGAGGTTATAAGAACCAAGTGTTATGAGAACCTAGAGTTCTAGGATAAACAAAAGTCAAAACTAAGTGTGTGCTTGAGTGGTGACTGAGATTCCACAATGATTGGTTGagtgaaataaaaaattatataatcttGTAGTTAAGTTGCCTCAAAATGATGATAGACAGTGGCTAGTCAATTCTCTTTCGCATAGAGCGGTATAAAGGTTCATACGGAGAGACTGGTCTAGAATCACTTTACTGAGTAGTCGTATtcacctctctctttttttccattttagcaaaactgtaagtGAAGTGTCGGAAATGGCCGTGATGGATGGTTTGTAACAAAAGAAACGCACCTGAAGTTCTTGAGACCTGTAACAGGACAGACGGAAATGTCAGATGTGTAGATATGGGTGTCCTTAACCCCGCGCTCGGTAATCCCCGGTAATGTTGGGAGAGGCGGCTGTTACATCATTGTTTGATAGGTTTTGAGGAGTTAGCGAAACTCATCTCCATGATCAAGCTAGCCATTTACATGTGGACAATGAGTAAATGATATAATGTTTGGCACACCGTGATTTTTGTTTCGACATGATTTGGTAGGTTGTTATAATATTATTCCAGACATAATTATTAGCTGTTCGAATATTTAAAAAGCAGACATGGTTGTTTAGAGATGTAATATCAAATGTCAAGTTTCATCAACTTTCTTAAGAAATTTACGTGGACAATAGATCAATTGTACCACACACACCTATATTTGCTGTAACGAACTAacttttttatgttgtatgtatTCGGCTGTCATTTTCAGGAATCTAATTTGCAAATCTTAAACTCTACtccaccaaaaccaaatcatgTCTACTTCGGTATTAATTATTGAATGTCAAATTCCATCAGCATTCTTAAAAGTTCGTTAATTTTGACGTAGACAATTAATATCTCATACTAcagttataatatatttattgaacATTTTTCCTTTGTTTTGATCTGTCATTTTCATGAATCTATATTACAAATGCTTAAACTCTACTCCACCACAACCAACCAAATAAGTCTTGTCTTCATAACCTAATTTGCTTAACAACCTTATCGTCTCACTAACAACTCCATCACCCAAAACTTAAACACCTTTAGCTATGCCTATAAAATCTTGTTAATCTTCCATCACCTAAGCAACACAAACTATTCGCTCTAAATACATTCTTTTTatcaagaaatatttttaagaatctTGTCAGTAATTAAGATTTCCAAAAGTTGGCCGAAATGAATGTCTATTTTCTCAGTCTCATTCTTACAGTCATTTTAGTGATTTCATTCAACACTGAAGCACTTAGTCCTCACTACTACGACCATTCATGTCCACAAGCCGACCAAATAGTCACCAATGCAGTCAAGAAAGCCATGTCAAATGACAAAACTGTCCCTGCCGCGCTCTTGAGGATGCATTTCCACGATTGCTTTGTTAGGGTAGCTACTACTTGCACACCACATTCTTGtaatctttcaataatatatatatagtgaagaAGTAACGCTGTTGGAGAatatttttgttgattaaagGGATGTGATGCGTCAGTGCTGTTAGACTCGAAGGGAAAGAACAAAGCAGAGAAAGATGGACCTCCTAACATCTCACTCCATGCGTTTTATGTGATTGACAATGCAAAGAAGGCATTAGAAGAGCAATGTCCTGGTGTCGTCTCGTGTGCGGATATCGTTTCACTCGCTGCAAGAGATGCTGTCGCTCTCGTTAGTCTCTTAccattttacatattatatactatttaataATTCTAATAATCCATATAATTCATTTGTATGGATGTTTTGATAGTCTGGAGGGCCTACATGGGAAGTGCCAAAAGGGAGAAAAGATGGAAGAGTATCAAAGGCAATAGAAACAAGACAACTACCAGCTCCTACTTTCAACATCTCTCAGCTGCAACA comes from the Brassica napus cultivar Da-Ae chromosome A7, Da-Ae, whole genome shotgun sequence genome and includes:
- the LOC106423244 gene encoding peroxidase 64, with product MNVYFLSLILTVILVISFNTEALSPHYYDHSCPQADQIVTNAVKKAMSNDKTVPAALLRMHFHDCFVRGCDASVLLDSKGKNKAEKDGPPNISLHAFYVIDNAKKALEEQCPGVVSCADIVSLAARDAVALSGGPTWEVPKGRKDGRVSKAIETRQLPAPTFNISQLQQSFSQRGLSMHDLVVLSGGHTLGFAHCSSFQNRINNFSTQKQVDPTLNPSFAASLKGICPAHNKAKNAGATMDGSTTSFDNIYYKMLMQGKSLFSSDQALLTTPSTKKLVAKYATSMEEYERAFVKSMIKMSSISGNGNEVRLNCRRVR